A single window of Coffea eugenioides isolate CCC68of chromosome 7, Ceug_1.0, whole genome shotgun sequence DNA harbors:
- the LOC113776804 gene encoding probable mannitol dehydrogenase: protein MYTIEYKEKKKEVAEMAGEDGVKTFGWAARDTSGILSPFEFTRRATGAKDVRFKVLFCGICHTDLGAARGDLGLPIYPLVPGHEIVGIVTEIGKQVTRFKVGDKVGVGCFVGSCRSCEQCSNDLEPYCPKNIMTYLSIGEDGAPTHGGYSNEMVVDEHFAIRWPENLPLDGGAPLLCAGSSVYSPMMYYGLNKPGSHLGVVGLGGLGHVAVKFAKAWGLTVTVISTSARKEEEAINHLGADKFLVSTDPQQMQEATGTLDGIIDTVSAFHPVMPLFGLLKTHGKLVVVGAPNKPLEVDILPLIIGRKMMGSSAAAGIKETQEMIDFAAKHNITADVEVIPANYVNKAMERLEKGDVRYRFVIDIGNTLVAAPST, encoded by the exons aaaaagaaagaagtggCAGAGATGGCCGGTGAGGATGGGGTTAAGACATTCGGATGGGCAGCAAGAGACACCTCCGGCATCTTATCTCCCTTTGAATTCACAAGAAG GGCAACCGGTGCCAAGGATGTTAGATTCAAAGTGCTGTTCTGTGGAATCTGTCACACAGACCTCGGTGCTGCAAGAGGTGACTTGGGCTTGCCTATATACCCACTTGTACCTGG GCATGAAATTGTTGGAATTGTGACCGAAATCGGAAAACAGGTAACAAGATTCAAAGTTGGAGATAAAGTTGGGGTGGGCTGCTTTGTTGGGTCATGCCGCTCGTGCGAGCAATGCTCAAATGATTTAGAGCCTTATTGTCCCAAGAACATCATGACCTACCTCTCCATCGGCGAAGATGGAGCGCCAACTCATGGAGGATACTCCAATGAGATGGTGGTGGACGAGCATTTCGCAATTCGCTGGCCGGAGAACCTCCCTCTTGATGGTGGTGCTCCGCTTCTCTGTGCCGGCTCTAGTGTATACAGTCCAATGATGTATTATGGGTTGAACAAACCAGGAAGCCATCTGGGCGTTGTGGGACTTGGTGGTTTGGGCCATGTGGCAGTAAAATTTGCCAAGGCTTGGGGGCTCACTGTAACTGTCATCAGCACCTCAGCTAGGAAGGAGGAGGAAGCCATCAATCATCTTGGAGCTGACAAGTTTTTGGTCAGCACTGATCCACAACAAATGCAG GAGGCCACTGGCACATTGGATGGTATAATTGACACAGTATCTGCTTTTCATCCGGTCATGCCATTATTTGGTCTGCTCAAAACTCATGGAAAGCTTGTTGTCGTTGGGGCACCGAATAAGCCCCTCGAAGTGGACATCCTTCCCCTCATTATTG GGAGAAAAATGATGGGATCATCTGCTGCTGCGGGGATAAAAGAGACTCAAGAGATGATTGATTTTGCAGCAAAGCACAATATCACTGCAGATGTTGAGGTCATTCCTGCGAATTATGTTAACAAAGCAATGGAACGTCTTGAGAAGGGAGATGTTAGATATCGATTTGTTATTGATATTGGGAATACTCTTGTGGCTGCCCCAAGTACTTGA